The proteins below are encoded in one region of Apium graveolens cultivar Ventura chromosome 4, ASM990537v1, whole genome shotgun sequence:
- the LOC141720078 gene encoding agamous-like MADS-box protein AGL80, with product MKKVGELSTLCGIDACAIIYSQYEPQPEVWPNTEGVQRVLAQFKRMPEMEQSKKMVNQESFMRQRIAKANEQLKKQCKDNREKEMIEVMYQYLTGKIGLQNLMIPDLNDLGWLIDHKLKEIYKRIDQISATKKKNTTTGKVGSGSGSGCGSGSAAAMLKGKGVGNCVDGTEERL from the coding sequence ATGAagaaggttggagagttgagtacCTTATGTGGTATTGATGCTTGTGCTATCATTTATAGTCAGTATGAGCCCCAACCTGAAGTGTGGCCTAATACAGAAGGTGTTCAGCGTGTGTTGGCTCAGTTTAAGCGAATGCCGGAGATGGAGCAGAGCAAGAAGATGGTTAATCAGGAGAGTTTTATGCGACAGAGGATTGCGAAAGCTAATGAGCAGTTGAAGAAACAGTGTAAGGATAATAGGGAGAAGGAAATGATTGAGGTTATGTATCAGTATTTGACGGGGAAAATTGGTTTACAAAATTTGATGATCCCGGATTTGAATGATCTTGGTTGGCTTATTGATCACAAGTTGAAGGAGATTTATAAAAGAATTGATCAGATATCGGCTACTAAGAAAAAGAATACTACTACTGGGAAAGTTGGCTCTGGCTCTGGATCTGGCTGTGGCTCGGGATCAGCTGCTGCAATGTTGAAAGGTAAAGGAGTGGGTAATTGTGTTGATGGAACGGAAGAAAGGCTTTAG
- the LOC141720079 gene encoding agamous-like MADS-box protein AGL80, with translation MTRKKVKLAFISNDASRKATFKKRKKGLMKKVGELSTLCGIDACAIIYSQYEPQPEVWPNTEGVQRVLAQFKRMPEMEQSKKMVNQESFMRQRIAKANEQLKKQCKDNREKEMIEVMYQYLTGKIGLQNLMIPDLNDLGWLIDHKLKEIYKRIDQISATKKKNTTTGKVGSGSGSGCGSGSAAAMLKGKGVVIVLMERKKRL, from the coding sequence ATGACAAGAAAGAAGGTGAAGTTAGCATTCATCAGTAATGATGCTTCTCGAAAAGCGACATTCAAGAAAAGGAAGAAGGGGCTGATGAagaaggttggagagttgagtacCTTATGTGGTATTGATGCTTGTGCTATCATTTATAGTCAGTATGAGCCCCAACCTGAAGTGTGGCCTAATACAGAAGGTGTTCAGCGTGTGTTGGCTCAGTTTAAGCGAATGCCGGAGATGGAGCAGAGCAAGAAGATGGTTAATCAGGAGAGTTTTATGCGACAGAGGATTGCGAAAGCTAATGAGCAGTTGAAGAAACAGTGTAAGGATAATAGGGAGAAGGAAATGATTGAGGTTATGTATCAGTATTTGACGGGGAAAATTGGTTTACAAAATTTGATGATCCCGGATTTGAATGATCTTGGTTGGCTTATTGATCACAAGTTGAAGGAGATTTATAAAAGAATTGATCAGATATCGGCTACTAAGAAAAAGAATACTACTACTGGGAAAGTTGGCTCTGGCTCTGGATCTGGCTGTGGCTCGGGATCAGCTGCTGCAATGTTGAAAGGTAAAGGAGTGGTAATTGTGTTGATGGAACGGAAGAAAAGGCTTTAG